From one Cryomorphaceae bacterium 1068 genomic stretch:
- a CDS encoding DUF1254 domain-containing protein — MKRSISAILLVVIFAGCQQEAAVEEKTSVQTYKMTTEIPIGILTPDKVETSIGTLEYFDGVPSKETSKNVYDYLDRMRGVDAFMKGIPGASVRGLILGLEEVGVDDYNKVGITKTLLDSKSLLLTANTSTIYVTPYINVGKSGPIVMETPPGMLGAFNDAWFRYIADIGPFGEDKGKGGNYLILPPGYEGEVPEGYFVIQSPTNRVFVFTRTSIANGIEKAVKMIGENLKIYPLAEKDNAKKMELVDISGVDFNTVHTNDFSFYEHLAEWINEEHVDMLDNQTKGLFASLGIEKGKPFAPDVRMKKILTEAVAIGNAAARSITYYPRTDMNLEGVEIYPDSESSWIMAFANKNVFFTTETGGYNTDALDMFHYNYTAVTPAMAVTMEGAGSDYAIAFLERDKNPFDGAKEYKLHIPANVPVNDFWAVTIYDTQTRSLLQTDQQFPTVGSLTEGFKQNEDGSFDVFFSPNPRPGQENNWLQTIPGKSFIVILRVYGPLKPWIEKTWRPGEVELVK; from the coding sequence ATGAAAAGAAGTATTAGTGCAATACTGTTAGTCGTGATTTTTGCAGGATGTCAGCAAGAGGCAGCAGTTGAAGAAAAAACGAGCGTTCAAACGTACAAGATGACCACCGAAATACCCATTGGTATTTTGACTCCTGATAAGGTAGAAACAAGTATTGGTACATTGGAGTATTTCGATGGCGTTCCTTCAAAAGAAACATCGAAAAATGTATACGACTATTTGGACCGAATGCGCGGTGTGGATGCCTTTATGAAAGGCATTCCCGGTGCTTCGGTGAGAGGTTTAATACTTGGGTTAGAAGAAGTAGGAGTAGATGATTACAACAAAGTAGGCATCACAAAAACTTTGTTAGATTCAAAATCGCTTCTCCTAACGGCAAACACCTCTACCATCTATGTGACTCCTTATATAAATGTTGGGAAAAGCGGCCCCATAGTTATGGAAACTCCTCCGGGCATGTTGGGTGCTTTTAACGATGCATGGTTTCGGTATATAGCCGATATCGGACCTTTTGGAGAAGACAAAGGTAAAGGCGGCAACTATTTGATACTACCCCCGGGGTATGAGGGTGAAGTTCCGGAAGGTTACTTTGTCATTCAGTCCCCGACCAACAGAGTCTTTGTTTTCACAAGAACATCCATTGCAAATGGCATAGAAAAAGCCGTAAAGATGATTGGTGAAAACCTAAAAATATATCCATTGGCTGAAAAAGACAATGCTAAAAAAATGGAGTTGGTAGACATTTCTGGTGTAGACTTCAATACGGTACACACCAACGACTTTTCATTCTATGAGCATTTAGCAGAATGGATTAATGAGGAGCATGTTGATATGCTGGATAATCAAACAAAAGGCCTCTTTGCCTCCCTCGGTATTGAAAAAGGAAAGCCTTTTGCACCTGATGTACGAATGAAAAAGATCCTTACTGAAGCTGTTGCCATAGGAAATGCTGCAGCCCGCTCCATTACCTACTATCCACGTACCGATATGAATTTGGAGGGTGTTGAAATTTATCCCGATTCAGAAAGTTCCTGGATCATGGCTTTTGCCAACAAGAACGTGTTCTTCACTACTGAAACCGGAGGCTATAATACCGATGCATTGGATATGTTCCACTATAACTATACGGCCGTTACTCCGGCTATGGCTGTTACTATGGAAGGAGCAGGATCTGATTACGCCATTGCATTTCTGGAAAGAGATAAAAATCCCTTCGATGGCGCAAAAGAATACAAATTGCATATCCCGGCCAATGTACCGGTTAATGATTTTTGGGCGGTAACGATATATGATACTCAAACCCGTTCATTGCTGCAAACCGATCAGCAATTTCCAACAGTGGGTAGTCTAACGGAAGGATTTAAACAAAATGAAGATGGTTCTTTCGATGTCTTCTTCTCACCAAACCCTAGACCAGGTCAGGAAAATAATTGGTTACAAACCATTCCGGGAAAAAGTTTTATAGTCATCCTTCGTGTATATGGCCCCTTAAAGCCATGGATTGAAAAAACATGGAGACCAGGTGAAGTTGAATTGGTGAAATAG
- a CDS encoding DUF2490 domain-containing protein: MNFKSFVWIVLFSIGLKPTVNAQDTLGGIVTDQIWLDYKVSYPLSKKVNFHGDFGARTIFPNEWYRYVIRPSISYKLPKRFLPNLYHNSQLTGGVGFFYTHNLSESNRLKIRPFQGIKVTWPDRPKINIWHYVRLEERFDIETTNWKNTFGLRLRYQAEMVLFLKGEWLSFNDGVYIPVGLELFWNLIGVKQFNDAVRITPGIGKEFSPSWKGEFGLGYFYTRNTVEDVFGTNDIVFRLRVFHTFLKL, encoded by the coding sequence GTGAACTTTAAGTCATTTGTATGGATTGTTCTTTTTAGCATAGGTTTAAAGCCAACAGTCAATGCTCAAGACACTCTAGGCGGCATCGTTACTGATCAAATCTGGTTGGATTATAAAGTATCCTACCCGCTTTCAAAAAAGGTGAATTTTCACGGTGACTTTGGGGCAAGAACCATTTTTCCGAATGAGTGGTACAGATATGTTATCAGACCTTCCATTAGCTATAAACTACCTAAACGGTTTCTTCCGAATTTGTACCACAATTCACAATTAACAGGTGGTGTGGGTTTTTTCTATACACACAATTTATCAGAATCTAATCGTTTGAAGATTCGGCCTTTCCAAGGGATTAAGGTAACATGGCCTGATCGTCCGAAAATCAATATTTGGCATTATGTAAGGCTGGAAGAGCGTTTTGATATAGAAACAACAAATTGGAAAAACACGTTTGGACTTAGACTTCGCTACCAGGCAGAAATGGTACTCTTTTTAAAAGGCGAATGGCTTAGTTTTAACGACGGTGTTTACATTCCTGTTGGTCTTGAACTTTTCTGGAATCTTATAGGAGTGAAACAGTTTAATGATGCTGTTAGAATTACTCCGGGTATTGGCAAGGAATTTTCTCCATCATGGAAAGGTGAATTTGGTCTTGGGTATTTTTATACTCGAAATACTGTTGAAGACGTATTTGGTACAAATGATATTGTTTTTAGATTAAGAGTTTTTCATACCTTTTTGAAACTGTAA